The Paenibacillus thermoaerophilus DNA window CGCCGGGAGGTGCGGGCGACGGAGCATACGATTACCCTCGAACCGGAGCGGCACGCCGTGCCGGAGAGCGTCAAGCGTATTGTGGTGAACGGCCGCGGCCATGTGAAAATCGACCGGACGGCCGATCGCGAGATGCAGCTGATGGGGCAAATCCGCTATTGGAGTCCGGAGCCGAAAAACATAGCCAATGGCGGCGGCCTGCTGAAGACGAATCAGGTCGGTTCGACGCTCTACGTCTGGATCGAGGGAGTGAGCAGGGATCGCGAATGGGTCAGACCGAGTCCGGATCATCTGCTCACGCTTGTAGTTCCGGAGCAGATCGAGGTGGAGACGAGAGGATACTGAACGCGCTGAACCAGAAACGAACAGACGGCGCCTTCTCCTTGTAACGGGAGAAGGCGCCGTTGCGTTGCAGGCTGTCTATCCGTTCCACCAGCGGCGAAGATCCTCCCACCACGAGCCGTTTTTGCTTCCCGGATGGTCCGATCCGCTCCCGGGGCCGCCGATATCGCCGCTGCCGCGCGTCCGTCCGTCGCAATATTCGGTCGGCTCCGTGCCGGACACGAACGCCATCAGCTGCGATTCGCCGCAGCCGGGGGCCGCGAGCTTGCCCGAAGCCGGATCGACATATACCGTCGTGACGCCCTCTGGCATCGGGAACAGCTTCGGCGGAATCGCGGCCAGGGCGCGTTCCGTGAATTCGGCGAAGATGGGCGCGGCCTTGTAGGACTCGATCGCGTCGATCGTGCGGCCGCGGTCGTACCCGACCCATACCGCCGTGGACAGTTCCGGCGTATAGCCGACCATCCACGCGTCCGAGTTGGTCGTGCCCGATTTGCCGGCGACGGGCCGCTTCAGCGCGGCGGCGACGCGGTAGCCGGTGCCGCCCGGCTCGAACACCGACGTCATGGCGTCCGTCAGCACGTAAGCCGCGGCCGGCGAGACGACGGAAGCTTCCCTTTGGACGTGCTCGTACAGCATCTGTCCGTCGGCCGTGCGGATGCGCAGGATGGCGGTCGGCTCTGCGCGGATTCCGAGATTGGCGATGGCGCCGTAGGCGCTGGCCATCTCCAGCGGGCTGACGCCAAAGGAGCCGAGCGCCAGCGAAGGCACCGGGTCCATCGGCCCCGAGATGCCGAGCCGGCGGGCCAGATCGATGACGTGCTGTTCGCCGATCATGCGGATCGTCGAGACGGCGTAAATATTGTCGGACTTGGCGATGGCGGTGCGCAGGTCGATCCGGCGGTTCTCGTACTTGTTGTTGTAGTTGCTCGGGGTGTACAGCTTCCGACCTTCGTCGTACGCGAAGGAAGTCGGCTCGCTCATGAACCGGGTCGAGGGCGTGAAGCCCGGCTGCTGCAACGCCGCCAGGTACACGAACGCCTTAAACGCCGAGCCCGGCTGCCTCGCCGCCGACAGGGCGCGGTTGAACTGGTTGTCCGCGTAGTTCCTGCCGCCGACCATCGCCCGGATATGCCCGTTCCGGGGATCGACCGCCACCAGCGCGGCTTGCAGCTCCGGCTTGTCCTCAAGCTCCTTGGCGACGATCTCCTCGGCTGCCTGCTGGGCGTTCAGGTCGAGCGTCGTTTGGATAATATACCCGCCCTGCTCGAATTGCTCCTCGGTAACGCCAAGCTTCTCCTGCGCCTGCTGCTTGACGTAGTCGACGAAGTACCCGGCCGTCAGCGGCCGCCCGGTTTTACGCGGCTGCAGCGCGAGAATTTCCCGCTTCGCCTCCAACGCCTGCTCCGGCGTAATATAGCCGTCGGCATCCATCAGATCGAGGATCAGCTCCTGCCGGGATTTGGCGTTGTTCCAATCCAGGTAAGGCGAATAATAGCGCGGGCCTTTGGGGATGCCCGCCAGCATCGCGCTTTCGGCGAGAGTCAGGTCTTTGGCCGGCTTGCCGAAAAACATCTGCGAAGCGGCCTCCGCACCGTAGGCCGAATGCCCGTAATAAATCTCGTTCAAGTAGCTCTCTAGAATCTCGTCCTTGCTGAGCTTCAACTCCAGTTGGAGCGTGTAGAACGCTTCTTTGATTTTGCGGGTCCACGTCCGGTCATGGTTCAGATACAGGTTGCGCGCGAGCTGCTGCGTCAACGTGCTGGCCCCCTGCGCCTTCGACAACGTCTTGACGTTGACGGTGACGGCGCGGGCGAGTCCCCGGAAATCGAAGCCGTTGTGCTCGTAAAACCGGCGGTCTTCGACGGCCAGCGTCGCTTGAATGAGCCATTTCGAGATGCTCGTTAGCGGGACGATCGTACGGTTCTCTCCCGTGTAGAAGGATCGGATCAGCTTCCCCTCGGCGTCGAGGATCTGCGAGGTCTGCGGCACATGGGCCGCCGGAAGCGGTTGGGAGTTCAGATACAGCAACAGAGCGCCGAACCCGACCGCGCAGACAACGGCCAGCACCGCGACGGCGGAGGCGAGGAGGCGAATACGCGCGCCCAGGCTCCGTTTCGGGCTGCGCGATCGCCGGGAGCGTTTCTCCGCGCGCGGTTCGAGCGTATCGGCCATCTGTCATCTTCCCTTCTTCGACAAGCGTATAGCTTTATTATGGAAAAAGGGAGTTTTGGATATTCATCGCGTAAAGTTTTTGCGAAAAGTCGTTTCGTTTCATTGCATTTTTGAGCCGTTTTAATATAATACTTGGTATTGGACTGGGAGTCCGCCCCCGAAGGGCGGGCGAACGGACGGAATTTTGCGGAAAGAAGGTCGGACGAACATGGAATTGTGGTTTACCGAGAAGCAAACGGATACGTACGGCATCACGATGAAGGTCAAAGAGACGCTGGTGACCGAGAAGACGGATTTCCAGGATCTCGCGATGATCGAGACGGAACAATGGGGAACGATGCTGCTGCTCGACGGCATGGTCATGACGTCCGACCGGGACGAGTTCGTCTATCACGAGATGGTGGCGCATCCGGTGCTGGCCACCCATCCGAATCCGGAGAACGTGCTGGTCGTCGGCGGCGGCGACGGCGGGGTCATTCGCGAAGTGCTAAAGCATCCGAAGGTGAAAAAAGCCGTGCTCGTGGAGATTGACGGCAAGGTCATCGAATACTCCAAGAAATATTTGCCGAACATCGCCGGAGAACTCGACAATCCTCGCGTTCAGGTGATCGTCAACGACGGCTACATGCATATCCACGACCATAAAAACACGTACGACGTCATCATGGTCGACTCGACCGAGCCGGTAGGCCCGGCGGTGGAGCTGTTCACCCGCGGCTTCTACCAAGGCATCTACGACGCGCTGAAGGACGACGGCATCTTTGTCGCGCAGACGGACAACCCGTGGTTCAAAGCGGACCTGATCCGGACCGTCAATCGGGACGTGAAGGAGATCTTCCCGATCGTGCGGGTCTATATCGCGAATATCCCGACGTATCCAAGCGGCCTCTGGACCTTCACGATGGGCAGCAAGAAATACGATCCGCTTGAGGTCGACGAGTCGGCGATTCCGGAGCTGGACACGAAATATTACACGCCGCGCCTGCATAAGGCCGCTTTCGCGCTGCCGAAGTTCGTCGAGGATCTGACGAAGTAATCGGCGCGGGGCGCAGCTTTTCTCCAAGTTTCGGCGGGCCCTTCGCGGCCCGTTCGTTGCTTTTCTTATGACCGCATACCCGAGGAGTGTTGAATTCATGCGTTTGGATCAAGCTTATTCCGGCAACGTCTTTATCTGCTCGTCCGAAGACTACGCCGCGTCCAAAGCCGTGATTTACGGAATGCCGATGGACTTCACCGTCAGCTTCCGGCCCGGCTCGCGCTTCGGTCCCGCCCGTATCCGCGAGGTGTCGATCGGGCTCGAAGAGTACAGCCCGTATCTGGACAAGAGCCTGTTCGACATCACCTACTTCGATGCCGGGGACCTGCTGCTGCCGTTCGGCAACGCGGCGCGCAGCCTGGACATCATTGGCGAGTACGTCCGCAAGCTGCTGGACGACGGCAAATTCCCGCTCGGCCTGGGCGGCGAGCACCTGTGCTCCTGGCCGGTCATCCGCGAGATGTACGCGAAATATCCGGATTTGGCGATCGTGCACTTCGACGCTCACGCCGACCTGCGCGAGAGCTACGAAGGCGAGCCGCTGTCCCACTCGACGCCGCTGC harbors:
- the speB gene encoding agmatinase, giving the protein MRLDQAYSGNVFICSSEDYAASKAVIYGMPMDFTVSFRPGSRFGPARIREVSIGLEEYSPYLDKSLFDITYFDAGDLLLPFGNAARSLDIIGEYVRKLLDDGKFPLGLGGEHLCSWPVIREMYAKYPDLAIVHFDAHADLRESYEGEPLSHSTPLRKAAELIGGRNIYQFGIRSGSREEFRYAREHVNFYPFEVLEPLRKVLPELAGRPVYLTIDIDVLDPSAAPGTGTAEAGGITSKELLAAIHALAASEANVVGADVVEVAPAYDPTEQTQIVAAKLVREILLGLVK
- a CDS encoding transglycosylase domain-containing protein yields the protein MADTLEPRAEKRSRRSRSPKRSLGARIRLLASAVAVLAVVCAVGFGALLLYLNSQPLPAAHVPQTSQILDAEGKLIRSFYTGENRTIVPLTSISKWLIQATLAVEDRRFYEHNGFDFRGLARAVTVNVKTLSKAQGASTLTQQLARNLYLNHDRTWTRKIKEAFYTLQLELKLSKDEILESYLNEIYYGHSAYGAEAASQMFFGKPAKDLTLAESAMLAGIPKGPRYYSPYLDWNNAKSRQELILDLMDADGYITPEQALEAKREILALQPRKTGRPLTAGYFVDYVKQQAQEKLGVTEEQFEQGGYIIQTTLDLNAQQAAEEIVAKELEDKPELQAALVAVDPRNGHIRAMVGGRNYADNQFNRALSAARQPGSAFKAFVYLAALQQPGFTPSTRFMSEPTSFAYDEGRKLYTPSNYNNKYENRRIDLRTAIAKSDNIYAVSTIRMIGEQHVIDLARRLGISGPMDPVPSLALGSFGVSPLEMASAYGAIANLGIRAEPTAILRIRTADGQMLYEHVQREASVVSPAAAYVLTDAMTSVFEPGGTGYRVAAALKRPVAGKSGTTNSDAWMVGYTPELSTAVWVGYDRGRTIDAIESYKAAPIFAEFTERALAAIPPKLFPMPEGVTTVYVDPASGKLAAPGCGESQLMAFVSGTEPTEYCDGRTRGSGDIGGPGSGSDHPGSKNGSWWEDLRRWWNG
- the speE gene encoding polyamine aminopropyltransferase encodes the protein MELWFTEKQTDTYGITMKVKETLVTEKTDFQDLAMIETEQWGTMLLLDGMVMTSDRDEFVYHEMVAHPVLATHPNPENVLVVGGGDGGVIREVLKHPKVKKAVLVEIDGKVIEYSKKYLPNIAGELDNPRVQVIVNDGYMHIHDHKNTYDVIMVDSTEPVGPAVELFTRGFYQGIYDALKDDGIFVAQTDNPWFKADLIRTVNRDVKEIFPIVRVYIANIPTYPSGLWTFTMGSKKYDPLEVDESAIPELDTKYYTPRLHKAAFALPKFVEDLTK